In Chaetodon auriga isolate fChaAug3 chromosome 7, fChaAug3.hap1, whole genome shotgun sequence, a genomic segment contains:
- the ets1 gene encoding protein C-ets-1 isoform X1 — protein MVMTAAVDMKPTLTIIKTEKTDDPECGDVPLLTPGSKEMMSQALKATFSGFTKEQQRLGIPKDPRQWTENHVAEWLTWTVNEFSLKNVDFDKFCMNGATLCAMGKDRFLDLAPDFVGDILWEHLEMLQKEDTKHYPINGLTSNFQESRYTSDYFVSYGVEHAQCVPPSEYSEPGFITESYQTLHPISSEELLTLKYESEYPAVILRDTPLNPLQGDYFSVKQEVVSPDNMCVGRLSRGKLGGQDSFESIESFESCDRLTQSWSSQSSFSSLQRVPSYDSFDSEDYPTALHGHKPKGTFKDYVRERSDLSKDKPVIPAAALAGYTGSGPIQLWQFLLELLTDKSCQSFISWTGDGWEFKLSDPDEVARRWGKRKNKPKMNYEKLSRGLRYYYDKNIIHKTSGKRYVYRFVCDLKSLLGYTPEELHAMLDVKPDTDE, from the exons ATCCGGAGTGTGGAGATGTCCCCCTGCTAACTCCAGGAAGTAAAGAGATGATGTCCCAGGCTCTGAAGGCCACATTCAGTGGCTTCACAAAGGAACAGCAGCGGCTGGGTATTCCCAAAG ATCCCAGACAGTGGACAGAAAACCATGTGGCTGAGTGGCTAACGTGGACTGTGAATGAGTTCAGTCTGAAGAATGTTGACTTTGACAAGTTCTGTATGAACGGAGCCACCCTGTGTGCGATGGGGAAGGATCGCTTCCTGGACTTAGCGCCTGACTTTGTGGGTGACATCCTTTGGGAACATCTAGAGATGCTTCAGAAAG AGGATACAAAGCATTACCCCATCAATGGACTGACCTCCAACTTCCAGGAATCACGTTATACCTCAGACTACTTTGTCA GCTACGGTGTTGAGCATGCTCAGTGTGTCCCTCCTTCTGAATACTCAGAGCCCGGCTTCATCACAGAGTCCTACCAGACACTTCATCCCATCAGCTCAGAGGAATTGCTGACGCTTAAGTATGAGAGTGAATACCCTGCTGTCATCCTCCGGGACACGCCCCTCAACCCGCTACAGGGGGACTACTTCTCTGTCAAGCAGGAGGTGGTATCCCCTGACAACATGTGCGTGGGACGCCTCAGCAGAG GTAAGCTAGGTGGCCAGGACTCCTTTGAGAGCATTGAGAGCTTCGAGAGCTGTGACCGATTGACCCAGTCATGGAGCAGCCAGTCTTCATTCAGCAGCCTTCAGCGGGTACCTTCATACGACAGCTTCGACTCGGAAGATTACCCCACTGCCTTGCATGGCCACAAGCCCAAGGGCACTTTCAAAGACTATGTGAGGGAGCGCTCAGACCTCAGCAAGGATAAACCCGTCATCCCAGCAGCGGCACTGGCTGGATACACAG GCAGCGGCCCCATCCAGCTGTGGCAGTTTCTTCTGGAGCTGCTGACCGACAAGTCTTGCCAGTCCTTCATCAGCTGGACAGGCGACGGCTGGGAGTTCAAGCTGTCTGACCCAGATGAG GTGGCTCGGAGGTGGggcaagaggaaaaacaagccGAAGATGAACTATGAGAAGTTGAGCCGTGGCCTACGCTACTACTATGACAAGAATATCATCCACAAGACATCAGGGAAACGCTACGTCTACCGCTTTGTCTGTGACTTAAAAAGCCTGCTGGGGTACACTCCGGAGGAGCTCCACGCCATGTTGGACGTAAAGCCCGATACAGACGAGTGA
- the ets1 gene encoding protein C-ets-1 isoform X2: MVMTAAVDMKPTLTIIKTEKTDDPECGDVPLLTPGSKEMMSQALKATFSGFTKEQQRLGIPKDPRQWTENHVAEWLTWTVNEFSLKNVDFDKFCMNGATLCAMGKDRFLDLAPDFVGDILWEHLEMLQKEDTKHYPINGLTSNFQESRYTSDYFVKPGFITESYQTLHPISSEELLTLKYESEYPAVILRDTPLNPLQGDYFSVKQEVVSPDNMCVGRLSRGKLGGQDSFESIESFESCDRLTQSWSSQSSFSSLQRVPSYDSFDSEDYPTALHGHKPKGTFKDYVRERSDLSKDKPVIPAAALAGYTGSGPIQLWQFLLELLTDKSCQSFISWTGDGWEFKLSDPDEVARRWGKRKNKPKMNYEKLSRGLRYYYDKNIIHKTSGKRYVYRFVCDLKSLLGYTPEELHAMLDVKPDTDE; encoded by the exons ATCCGGAGTGTGGAGATGTCCCCCTGCTAACTCCAGGAAGTAAAGAGATGATGTCCCAGGCTCTGAAGGCCACATTCAGTGGCTTCACAAAGGAACAGCAGCGGCTGGGTATTCCCAAAG ATCCCAGACAGTGGACAGAAAACCATGTGGCTGAGTGGCTAACGTGGACTGTGAATGAGTTCAGTCTGAAGAATGTTGACTTTGACAAGTTCTGTATGAACGGAGCCACCCTGTGTGCGATGGGGAAGGATCGCTTCCTGGACTTAGCGCCTGACTTTGTGGGTGACATCCTTTGGGAACATCTAGAGATGCTTCAGAAAG AGGATACAAAGCATTACCCCATCAATGGACTGACCTCCAACTTCCAGGAATCACGTTATACCTCAGACTACTTTGTCA AGCCCGGCTTCATCACAGAGTCCTACCAGACACTTCATCCCATCAGCTCAGAGGAATTGCTGACGCTTAAGTATGAGAGTGAATACCCTGCTGTCATCCTCCGGGACACGCCCCTCAACCCGCTACAGGGGGACTACTTCTCTGTCAAGCAGGAGGTGGTATCCCCTGACAACATGTGCGTGGGACGCCTCAGCAGAG GTAAGCTAGGTGGCCAGGACTCCTTTGAGAGCATTGAGAGCTTCGAGAGCTGTGACCGATTGACCCAGTCATGGAGCAGCCAGTCTTCATTCAGCAGCCTTCAGCGGGTACCTTCATACGACAGCTTCGACTCGGAAGATTACCCCACTGCCTTGCATGGCCACAAGCCCAAGGGCACTTTCAAAGACTATGTGAGGGAGCGCTCAGACCTCAGCAAGGATAAACCCGTCATCCCAGCAGCGGCACTGGCTGGATACACAG GCAGCGGCCCCATCCAGCTGTGGCAGTTTCTTCTGGAGCTGCTGACCGACAAGTCTTGCCAGTCCTTCATCAGCTGGACAGGCGACGGCTGGGAGTTCAAGCTGTCTGACCCAGATGAG GTGGCTCGGAGGTGGggcaagaggaaaaacaagccGAAGATGAACTATGAGAAGTTGAGCCGTGGCCTACGCTACTACTATGACAAGAATATCATCCACAAGACATCAGGGAAACGCTACGTCTACCGCTTTGTCTGTGACTTAAAAAGCCTGCTGGGGTACACTCCGGAGGAGCTCCACGCCATGTTGGACGTAAAGCCCGATACAGACGAGTGA